CTTCCAAAGCGCCAGCTGGCAGGCTCAGCTATGAGGCAGAGGTTACCTTTTGACCCCCCGTGAAGCTGGAACAAAGCGGAGACTATGCTTTGCTATCTGTTCTCTTCTATGCTATGTATCTACTCCATCTGTTCTAAGCGATGGAGGTGGGTCCAGTTGCATAGCAGCTTTGTCTAGATGACCTTCATAACTGGACATATTTGTCGAGTATGTAACAAGGCTAGGTACGTTTATACATGACAGTCATGTGAAACATTTGTCAGCTGTAGTCACACATACTTGCCAACATTAGAGGGAATAAATCCTGCCCTACCGGACATGCTGGCTGCCTCTTAGCAACGGCCCATATGGTCACTAGCCTCTATGTGCTGCATCCATCCAGCCCCACACTTTTCCCTCTGATGACCGGTCACAACTACAGGTCAACGACTTGGTCACTGATTCGACTGTGCCAGGTACGATAGCCCTCTAGGGGCGGATGCTTCTGAACAGGTGATCTTCGGCTCTAGTTTCGCTGCATAACACCTGTTATGCCACTGTCAAGGAGAGATAAACAATCGTGCGCGTATCAGCAAGAAACTGTTAGAGTTTCAGAGATTTCCTTTGTCCATTCCTATTTCTGATTGTCGTGGCCTCTTCAGTCTGCTATGGTCACTTCAAAGTGTTCTACTTCACTGTTGTAGCTGTCCACAAAGGGACCAGAAGGAACCTGCTTATCACCGACAGAGCTGAGATAAGCTGGCACAGTCCGTAATGTCAGCTGCTCCTGATATTATTTTTCTGGATTATTATCTGAAGGAACGTGTCCTGAAGCCTACGTGCGGTAAAGCTTAACCCCACATTTATCGCTGATATAATTCGCCCGTAAAATGTCAGACTGCCATTGGCTCTGTTGCCGTCTGCAGCAGTTATTTCTAACAGCTCATGTAGAAGTCATCAGaacctttatttccttttaacaATTGTTTCTTGGTTTAAAATGGCGTCGTCCTAGTCTGGAGGTGAGTATGTGGGGCAGTTCTCCTTCAGAATGTAGACTTTCGAGAACTATTTTGTACTCTACAATCTATGTAAATGGCATAACACTTATTTTAGGTAAACATGACTAGCGAGGGTTTTGCCGCTGTTGGGGTTCAAAGGGTAGATGGCAGTAGGCCAACGCTTGGCGTCACCTACGACATTTTGTTGACCAATTATCTACCGCAGCTTATGATTCGTGGTCTGTTGCCCTGCGCTTAAGTCTTGTTTATCGCTGACTGTATATCGTTGCTCAAAGGTCGGAATGGTAGAATGTCTGCTATGCACAAGTAAACAGGTCTGAATTAATCCTGCGTTATTGAAGGGACAGTGTAGACCGATTTATCCCCCTACCTTCCTACCTTCCTCCTCCAAACGATCAACTTTCTTAACTCTATACCCGCTTGTCTCCAAAAAGGAATgttaaaatacacataaaaatcagTCGATTACCTTTCAGAGATACATGCATCCCTGACTCTTGGCATTTTCCCCCCCGGCTGCCTGGAAGTCGGTCCGctctgtgacgtcatcattgtGCTGGATGGCTTCCTTCGGTTTGTGTAAGAAAAAAGTTGCGTTTGTTAGgtgaacagagagaaaaacaaccGAACTGGAGATGAATGCCAAGAATTGTGCGGCATACGGTCCTTGTCTTTCCTTGATTTTTACATGAACTCGAGGCATCTTTcagcattattttttatgagCAGAACGAAATGACCTTAGTTCAGGAAAAAATAATGATCTCAGAATATCTTGTAAGTTTTTATGTACTAAAAGaggaaatgttttatgcattGTACGGTACTCTGAgacgacaaacatttttattattcgtCAGCAAACCAGAGAAAGCTGACGCCACCTGCTCGTAGGAAATGTCGAAGCGAATTCTTTTGGTATTCGATCCCTTCTTGGCTACTCCGTTTACCGTGAAACACCGATCTTATCGAAAGGGTGGAAGATCTTGTCGTTAGGTGGTACGAAGCTCAAACCCAAGTGTTAGCGGGGCGGGATTTGAATCCTCGTATGTCCCACGAGGTAACCGTTAACTTGCAAAAATACCGTGTGCACTGTGGTCGAGTGGTGTCCGACTCTTTAAATGTTCAAAACAGATAATAAAGAAGCTTTACAACAAGTGGAAGAAGGAATCCTTTGATATGCGATATCagtttttttcgattttttaaaaaaacacgaaGAGTAGAACACGAGAGTAGAATAAAAAAGTGGAGAAGCACAATTTcaatagagaaaataatatatttaacttTATCAGCAGAGTCTCTTCAAACATTTCATGTCGAGCTCGCGAGCACCTTAAAGAGTTGTTCAGAGCCGCCATAAATTAGTGTAGTCCATGAGTTAGGACTAATGTGGGCGATTGCCGTTACCGATCCTCAATTGGCTACGGAGGAGCCGTAGCCTGATGCTACAAGGGGAGACGGGGGCTAATATACAACAGAACGAAGAAGGAAGGACTCTAAACACAATGAGCCATTTACAGCTCTCTTTCCTAACGCGgactggttttcttttttcttggtttgttattttttgtcagTGACGTCGGCGGCTTGAGCCAGTGCGCACAGCGCGCATTTTTATCTGTCTGAGGTGTTGTAGGAAAAATAGATGTCTATCAGTCAGTCTGAATAGCAAAGCAGAGAACCCGGAGGAGAATACAACTCGCCCTCCAGAGTTCTGGTGAAAAAGTCGGTCCTGCTGCCATGACGTCGTCTCCCTCACAACGAGGTCAGGTCACAGGCGGGGAGCGCATCAAGGTGACCCTTGTAGACGGATGCTATTTTGGAAAGGTTTGCCGGGGGAAGGGGACGGGGGCAAGAAAGTGGAAAAGGAAGAGGACGTTTATAAATTTTTCAGCAAAAGAGCCGGTTTTGCTTACATTACGAGTGGAAACACTCTGGTCTTGATCTCTGTTACCCGGCTGTGAGGAAAGCAAACTGATATAGGTGCAGAAAAAAGGTTAACTTAAAATACTCTGACATTTAAACGTAGTAGCCATTTTTAGTATctgtgaaaacaacaacaaaaccaaagcaaaacaaattttgctaCACGGTGGGAGGATAGGTTTAGTACTGACACTACATAAAGTGAAAATCTTCCATCCGAAAGTATATCTAATctgattgtatttttattttattctacacATGAAATTCTGACAAACCTCGGATTCATAATTTTAACTCGCATACTGAGAACTACAAGTCATAGACTTAACGAAATGTTACCTATAGGTTACTATAGTTACCTATGTAATGTTACTGTAATATTTCTATTTGAGACCTATCCGGCAAATAAAAAGAGATTTTCTACGTATTTGAAAGATACAAACATAGATGGTGAAAGAGGATAATCTTGAAGCAGGTGAACTACCATTTGTTATCTGTGAATTCCTGAGCCCACCCATTACAAGACACACCTATTGCAAAGTACAAAGGTACCTTAAATTGTCTTGTAGAGATAGTGCGACAAGACCTACATATGAAGACCGTTACGACACTTGACACGGCAGAATcgaaacagcaaacaaacatgaaagtgAACATTAATGTCATCTGAAAGAGGCAACAATCAAATAGCTAGAAAAAAGCTTAAATGGGATAAGTGCTGTAATGGGAAAAGTCTCTAATCAAAAGATAGTATCAGTGACATAAATCGCCAGTTAAAAGGAAAAGGATTGGATCTCAATTGAAACATAACAGCAGCAGAGAGGACatagaaaataacaataacaacagtaaaatattaatatgttGATTTCATactataaattaaaacaaataatattactATAGGAGAAATTAACAATGCCATAATACACAAGAACTATGGCAGAAAAAATGGCTGTTTTGTGAATACAAGTAACCAAATGGGAAGTAGAATGAGAGCGGTGTAAAAGGGACGTAGCTGTTCCTTTTTAAAGCCCCGCACCTTTACCGACCTACTTTTATCTGTGGTGAGGCCAGGTGAGGGCAGGTGGGGTCAGGTGAGGCCATGTGGGGTCAGGTCCACAGAGACGCTGGACGTTAGTTGCTCATACACATTGCTGAACTTGAAGTTTACCTGACTGCTTGACCTTTAACTCGCGTCTAGCCACTGGCTCTGCATCCGGGCCTCGCTGCTGGCCCCCGGAGGCTGCTGGAGCCACTCGCGTGCTAGCAGGGaaatgttgggttttttgttctACCCTTCCTATCCCTAGGGTGCAACACGACAGGTGAGTGCGTGCTGGTTAGCAGGTGAAACTAAGAGACAAACCTAAACTTCTCCGTGCAGATGGCGTTAACGCAGCAGGCCGGTATATTTAAATCATTGGTTGTATTTCTCAAAAGTTTCCAGAGATGCAGAAAAACTAACGAAAGATATGAATGAGCTGACGATGCAAACCATAGAAGCGTGCACCTGGCTGCACTGACAACTGGCCGTATTCAAATAGATACTTGAACTTCGTTTGATATCAATTCGATTAAAGTGGAGAGTTCAAAGTCCATAGCAGCTCTATAAATATCGCTCTACACTGTGAATAGGAGACAGGATAGTCCCTGACTCAACTTTGCCctcctaaaaaataaacaacggTAAAACCCTGCACAGCTCGCAACAACCTTTGTCACAAGAGTTTGTGAGAATAGTGAAAAATCGCGTCTGCAAAGTGTCTGTGTTGCTCGGCTTGGTGCAAGGTGTGAGTGGTTAAGACCGACTATAGAAGTAGAACTTGTTAATCCTTTTTACATTTGGTGGcgtgcgctcgtgtgtgtgtatgtgtgtgagtgagagtgagtgagagagagagaggacgacTGTTCTCGGTATGGAAACAAAGCGGCCCTGTTTCTAAAACCTAATCAGTATAATAGTAATCATTATCAAAAATTCATCCCCAGCCTATCACGCATTGTGCTTGGAATCATTTCCTCACCCCTACCCCCTTGATACCTTTCCAAAAGCCCTGAGGTCAGAGGCCAGATCATCGCACGTCCGGTACTTGATAGTTCTCGCAAACCAGTCTAGTTCAGCAAGATGTTGACTGTATACTTCTTACGTGCCTAAGTTGTTGTCCTGCAAAATGGAGTTGGGCTGGAGGAGGGATGGGGAGCAGATCGTTTTGGATCAATAAGCAGATATCAAAAATCAATACTGAATGCTGCTGTACTAGGTGACCGACAAATGATtagaagaacaaaacaaaaacaaaagtcgCGGCAGATGATAAGATTGTCATGGTGTATTTGTTTTCTCGACTTGTCGTCCTTCCTTCTAAACGAAGCATCGTCTACTCTGCTAGGCAAGGTCCCCCCGAGGTGCACGTATTGTGCATCATTACTAGATGGCCAGTGAATGGCTAAGTGGGAAAAGAAATTACGTCCCCTCccctctcaccaccaccaccagacctCCTGTTCGTCATTGGTCCAGGTAGCTTCGACAACTGTCAGCCTTTGCCACCCCAAACGCACCTGCAAAATGGCAGATAACACACCCCGGATTACGAGGAGATAAAACAGACTTTACCCCTAAAGTGCAGAGAACGCGGTCAGAGACCCGGTGACACAAGTATTTGAGTGCTTCTGCCAGCCACCTCACACCCAGGGTGGCCTATGCTTTCAGAAGGCTGTAGCTCCTCGTGCAAGGTGATCGTTTGGTGAGTCTGGGTTCGCAAAAAATTATCTCACTCTATTTTTTTGATAACAGAGAGAGTTTTGGagattcacttttatttttttcttcttcagatttaAGGTGAAAGTGCGTGTACATTGTTTGGTGTGAATGTATGAATAAGTAGACATAAGAACTGTTAATCGCGTAAATTGACTGCTAGTCTGTTTGCGGGTGGGTCAGTATctattattatctattattatGGTGCACGTCAGCTGCGAGAGATTACGTCCGTCAGTCTCGTTACACAGAcccactctcacactcactctttTTCAGAAATGGCTTTACGGATGATGTCCGTGGTCGTGCAACTGTTGCGGAGACAGTTCATTTAGGTCTACAGAACTTTACACGTACCTTTACACATAACTTTCATGTTTTATACTCACTCTTTGCTGTCCGTACTGCTGTTTCACCTGTTTTTTGAcggaatatattttaaaacaaatattgttaatTAGATGAAACTAAATGTAGTCAACTTTGTTACAAACTCGATTTATTCCACATTCCAGGCAAAGGATTTAGTTTCGGTGTATTAGCATGATTCATACACCCACACATCCTTACAATCTTATCCTTATCATAGACAACCAGGTATAATAAGCCACGTAATGTGGGCAAATTCTCTCGAGTTCGTAAAATTTCATAGACGATGGTGTATGGCCTCGATGAACTCCCATTCGTCAAAAAGTCTGCAAAGGTCAAGTTCAAAATAGATTACTAAATGCTAGTCTGGTTTTTAACTCTGAGGTTGAATAGTCTTCGAATTTCTTCTGGCTGGTGTTTATTGAAAATGTATTCATGTTTCTTGGTCGGCCTTTTTAAACtggaaaatgtaagaaatttgAAAGTCTTTGTATCCGTCTCTCCATATTGTCCTCTCTTTCCTTCGTTCGGTCTCGCAACGActaagatgttttttttttgtgctgttagCCTGTGCTTCCATAGCAATGCTATAAAGCATTTTAATTGTTGAACCATTTGAGTTGAAAGTCTTACTGTCCCAGCATCTATTGACAACCAAGCCTCAGTCCTGTCTGACAAAGTAGGACAACTCGCTGTAGGGGCGAGGTGCTCACCTAATGTTTAATGCAATATTTGCGTAATGTAGATAAGGATTTTCTTTGTAGTTAAAACCTCTGGTAATTTAGCTCTGTGGTTATTTGAACAGTTGATAATCTATCTCTGTGGTTGATGTAACTTTGTGGTTTATGTAAGTCTGTGGTTAAACACATACATCACGGAAATGCAATTCTTTCAGTTTTATGGGCCCTTGAAACTTACAATGATCACATCACTTTCCTGAATTTCCTACCTGACAAGGACCGGTATAGTAAATAATATCTGCATATGAAATGCATGTAAAGGACACTTGTCTCGGTAAGATACCATTTTTAAGATCCAGAGTTATTTTACTTCACAATAAAATTGCTTAAAGAACCGAGGGGCTGGTCACGTAGTAGCAGTGAACTGCGAGCGTGAGAAGTGGTGGGGTCAAGGTCGTTACCGCCTCTCCACTCAGCGAGCCACGAACCCACGACCCGGTGCTTAGGTCACACTGACTACAAGGACACAAGGACACTGAGCTTCTGTCACTGTGCACAGCCTTACAACCGGGAAATGAATCCGGATTCCATGGTTACCTTAGACGATATCGTTATTTTCCCGCCCCCTCCTAACgtttacaaaatttcttttcactttttttatatattgctATGAACGATCTTGCTATTCCTTGTTATGCTTTAGATGTTACATACCGCGACAAACATGCTGTATTATATATGGGGTATAAGATGAGGTGGTGTTATTGCCGTAGCACAGTGAGTGAAAGATCACATGGTCTCGGTTTGACTAACTCTTGAAAGGGTTGGGGGTCGGGAGTGACCTCCGTGTACTCCACTTATCTCTTTTATCGATTCTTCCACCCGTAATGCGGAATACTCCCTAATAAAATTCCTTTTCTCGTCCACTAACGCAGTACTTCATGCGCCCTCCATTCCTGCATGCGCTTCCGTGCAGACGAATTTCACCTGCCGAGCAAACATCCTGTATCTTCTTCTCTAGAACTTTCTATTATTTCAGGAGTGCGTTGAGAAGAGAGGCTAAAGAGAGAGCCGACTAATGTCGCTTCATTCGCTCCATTCTACCCCCAGAGATACCGCAGAAGCCCGGCCTAACACTGTGCAGACTGCCTGCAGACGACTGATGGCGCAAGAGTTCGAGGACCTGCGTAGCGGCAACTTCTGGCGTGCCGTGGTCGCCGAGTTCTTGGGTTGCGTCCTCTTGATATACTTCTGCGTTGGAGTAGGGCTGAGGTACTGAGTGAGCACGTCCCCAGACAAAGGGGCTGATGGATGAGTGAATggagatacacacacacacacattttttcacaGTACAACATTCATGATGACCATCACAATTTCAGATATGTCCAAGAAAATCTTTGAAATTTGGAGAATTCTATTCCTTGATCAATCACACTAAACTGACCAGGGAAGCGCACGCTGAAGCTACCGGTAGTTCTAAAGATggtgtggatgatgatgatgtctctTACAGAGCACCAGATGACAGCCCGTCCAACCTGCTGGAGGCAGCCCTGGCTGTCGGCTTCTTCTTTGCAGCCATGCTGTCAGCTCTGATGGCCGTGTCTGGCGCCCACATCAATCCTGCCGTCAGCATCGGCTTATTGGTGGCCCGCCATTGCTCCTTCGTCCGTTTCTTCTTCTACGTCATTGCTCAGTGCGCAGGTGCTATCACAGGTAAGAAGACCCCTCACCAACCCACCCCAGGCCGTCTTCTCTTGCTTAACCATCAAGtggactatttttttcttcttctggatTTTAAAACAGTCAAATCAAAAAGAAAGACCTACTCCTCTGGGCTGAAAACAACTGacaattacttttaaaaaatgtaacgtCGTAATGCgtacaattattttattcttagtTCGCAAGATCAGCACAGAATAACCGGGTATTTCAGAATATACACACTGTAAGGACGATGATGGGGATGTTACTGAGTAGCCCTCAGGTTATTGGTAGTTTGGTTCTAGTCCCTGGCCACATATCCTGCTTTTGCTTCGGTCCTTCATTTCTAGAACTGGTGAAGCTGGGGTATGTGGGTGGACGTTACTATAAACATCAATATCAAGCTGTGACGTTTCCTGTTAGGAGAAAAATTAGTGCGTTGTTTATAACAATTAGAAATACACTGATAAAGTTTTATAGGGTGCCTTGACCCAGAAACAttatcagtttgttttttcgtagtttgtgttttctttctttctttttttgtgatgtcACGGACCCTAGCTCTACTCGTGTATGTTCAGAGTGCAGACAAGACAGATAAAACGTCAACAAGCATAACAACATCTGAACATAGTCTAGAAGAATCTGcaataataacacaaatacCAATCAATGAGTAAAGCAAGTACAAGGCCTGTTGTTGATTGGGAAGGTCTTATCCTGTAGGCCGTGTACCTGCTGGAGTTATTAATGTCACTTTATccgggttttgttttgttttgttgttttcctgcCACCTCTGTTAGATCCGCCAGATGCCCTTGTAGCCGGATCTTAAAGTACATTCCTCTTGACAGATCCATAACAGATATAAATTTACTTGCAATATTATAAGTGTTCTAAAACGCGCACGTTAATCAGTTAAAGTAATATGTTTCaaatgttatttgcttttttgaaaattcttaAAATAGTTCAGTACCGTTTTAGATCTCGTTTGTAACTGATTTCATCTTCTCAATTAGAGGAATATATTTTCACGATTATTCAGATTGTTGAAACCAATATGCTTAAGACTATGTTTTTGATATGAAAGTTTTGCTGGTTTcaaacaaagctttttttttttttttaacttgctgaCTTCAATAATCCTGTTACACGTTGCTGCAGTCAATGATTCCACAACACTGCTGTCCACAGGTGCAGCGCTGCTCAAGGCTGTGACTCCGGAGTCCAAGATTGGCAACCTGGGCATCCTGTTACCTGCCAAAGACGTGTCGTCCTCCCAGGCGGTGATGGCGGAGTTCATAAtctccttcttcctcctcttctgtgTGGTGGCCATGATCGACAAGGGCCGAACCGACGTGCAGGGTTCTATCCCTTTCATCGTCGGCATTATTGTCTCCATGAACGTCATCTACGCGGTAAGCTCAAGCCACGGTGTGGATGTGAAATCCACCAGAGCAAACACATCGAGtacgtgcttgtgtgtgtgtgagtgagtgagagagagtacTCCTGTTTGTGGATTGCGATGTATAATGGTCTCTAATAAAGTAACGATATAAGGGGTGATGGTGAGTGAATGTTATTCAATGTAGAATCCGgatttgattattttctgtacCTTCTTCGTCACCGCACTCGAATATAATCTTAAATGGTTGCCAGGGATGGGCTGCGGAAAGGCTTTAGAAGAAGCTACTaataaatttacagaaataatagaCGAGCTGTTTGATGGTCTAGGACCAGGAACCcgagtgggtttttttttgtgtacttaTGAGTGGGGCCTCGTGCCTATGTTATGTGTCCCTTGTAAGTAAGGATTGGTGTTTTGTGAGTTATGTGTTGTTTAAAGTAATGTATAAGGATGGGAGTGTCCACTGAGGTATTAGGGAGAGAGCACGACTCCTCAAAAACAGCCTATAGATATAGAGAGGATAAATGGTGGAGAGAAATGCGTgcaactgagagagagagataaaacagAGTGGAAAAATGCTCTGACCTTAATTGACTGCACCTAGGCGGTTAGGTAAAATGCCCTTCACCAACAAGCAAGAACGATGTCTATAGACTTACTGTcgtattgtttcttttttctctgtacaTATTAGTTCTTAATTGGTTTGATTAGGACAAAGGCAACTTTCTGGAGGAGCATTTGtacttaatatttaaaaaccttCATTGTGTTTAAATCTCTGTGTCAGTGGTAAACAATTGAACGCTGGAAAATTTACCTTCGATTTCAATTTCTTTCAGGCGAACATGTCTGGGGGGACTATGAATCCAATTAGGAATTTTGGTCCTGCGGTTATCACTGGCAACATGGACCGACACTGGGTAAGTGGAaataagattattatttttagtccACAGTGCATTTATTCATTAACAACGAACACAATTTTCTATGGAGGATgagaaatgtcattttattgaaGATTATTTCCTTGCAAATCGATTTTGAGCTCTCTGTTTGTGAATTTACACCTTGCGACGTCATCTGACTTCTACCATCATGAATATTGAAGAGCCGACTGTATTATCTTTTGCAGATTTTCTGGGTGGGACCGATGCTAGGGGGCGCGGCGGGCGGCCTGCTGTACGACCGGGTCTTTTCCACGGGCGTGACGCCGTCCTCATTGCGCAAATCCTGCTTGTCCCGCAACACCTACGCTTCCATCGCCTCTGAAGAGGAGGGCAACGGTGACATCCTCCTGCAGGAGAAACCGTCGTCGCTGAAGAAAGATGGGatagagagcgagagagaagtCTGAACGGCGTACGACGAGCCGCCATGACGACGTCCACAGCATGCAGCTCTCGTCACGTGAATTTAAAAACTGCGATGTGGAGAGTTGGGGCGGGGCGGGGGATGGGGGAAAACAACAATCGAGTTTGTTGGAGGGTTGGGTGAGATAGAGGGTGGGGTAAAGCTAAATAACGTAGAATAATCGAGAGTATTTTAAACGGGAGAAGCCTTTGTGCCTTTTGGTGACCAGAATTATCGATATGCAATGTTTGAAGTATGTAGATGTGTGGTAGGTGCCTTGGAATCTAATGCTATGTTCGTTCGTTACACAGAGATGTGTGGTACGTGCTTTCTTGAATTGTAGCGACAGGTTCTAGCCGTGTGTGACTGTTTGCCTTATTTTCATGCTGGTTTGCATATTCATGAAATCACAGATATTATCACAAACCAGAAAGTAGCAAACAAGTGGTAGGTAACTGGGAGTGAGAGTAATTGTAGAGTTGTCCTTCTTGCGAGAGCCTCAGCAGGAGATTGTGTAGTAGTGGTATGCTAAGGCAAGGggatgcgtgcgtgcgtgtgtgcatttgtttctGTGTGGGGGAGAGTGGGTacgtatgtatgtgtatgatgTGTGTATCTGTACGCGTGTGCATATgtagtgtgtgtatgaaagtgggtttgtgtgtgcgtgcgtgtgtgtgtatgtgagggagagagagatagacagagggaagaaaaatgaaggcagGATGGAtaagacagagggagagagagaatgagtgctgggggaagaaagagagagatagagatagcAGGCTgtgtaatatgaaataaaaacagtcgCTTTCAGGATGCGGGCTTCTTAGAACATCTAAACATGTGGCCTGACTCTGGCTGCTGGAGACCTTTCAGACCGTCAGCATTAAAAGCTTCTGTATCTTTGGCCTTTTTCATTGTGT
The Pomacea canaliculata isolate SZHN2017 linkage group LG2, ASM307304v1, whole genome shotgun sequence genome window above contains:
- the LOC112556875 gene encoding aquaporin AQPAn.G-like isoform X1, yielding MSLHSLHSTPRDTAEARPNTVQTACRRLMAQEFEDLRSGNFWRAVVAEFLGCVLLIYFCVGVGLRAPDDSPSNLLEAALAVGFFFAAMLSALMAVSGAHINPAVSIGLLVARHCSFVRFFFYVIAQCAGAITGAALLKAVTPESKIGNLGILLPAKDVSSSQAVMAEFIISFFLLFCVVAMIDKGRTDVQGSIPFIVGIIVSMNVIYAANMSGGTMNPIRNFGPAVITGNMDRHWIFWVGPMLGGAAGGLLYDRVFSTGVTPSSLRKSCLSRNTYASIASEEEGNGDILLQEKPSSLKKDGIESEREV
- the LOC112556875 gene encoding aquaporin AQPAn.G-like isoform X2; the encoded protein is MAQEFEDLRSGNFWRAVVAEFLGCVLLIYFCVGVGLRAPDDSPSNLLEAALAVGFFFAAMLSALMAVSGAHINPAVSIGLLVARHCSFVRFFFYVIAQCAGAITGAALLKAVTPESKIGNLGILLPAKDVSSSQAVMAEFIISFFLLFCVVAMIDKGRTDVQGSIPFIVGIIVSMNVIYAANMSGGTMNPIRNFGPAVITGNMDRHWIFWVGPMLGGAAGGLLYDRVFSTGVTPSSLRKSCLSRNTYASIASEEEGNGDILLQEKPSSLKKDGIESEREV